In Thermoplasmatales archaeon, a single window of DNA contains:
- a CDS encoding ArsR family transcriptional regulator has translation MENLNKMDNPEFYDARMKLEAIHQDIKRLMEKSNQEYLDLMLSNLKKDILNSVSVYISDDIENDLEQNMVNPCKMRETCKEK, from the coding sequence ATGGAAAATCTAAATAAAATGGATAATCCTGAATTCTATGATGCCCGAATGAAATTAGAAGCTATACATCAGGATATCAAGCGTTTGATGGAAAAATCTAATCAAGAATACCTTGATTTAATGCTAAGCAACTTAAAAAAGGATATTTTGAATTCAGTATCTGTTTATATTTCTGATGATATTGAAAATGATTTAGAACAAAATATGGTTAATCCCTGTAAGATGCGGGAAACCTGTAAAGAGAAAT